The DNA segment GGATTTCTTCGGGCTCGGATACGAGCAGGTCCGGCAGCCCTCGGTCACCATCGCAGCGTTCGACGGCCCGATGCACATCGATCATGCCACTCCGATCCCGGACCGCAAGGAGCAGTCATGACGGTCCTGGTCATCGACAACTACGACAGCTTCGTCTACAACCTCGTGCAGTACCTCGGGCAGCTTGAGGTCGAATGCGATGTGTTCCGCAACGATGCGCTCGAGCTGGACGAGGTCGCCTCGTACACCGGGGTGCTGCTGTCCCCCGGCCCGGGAACCCCGGACACCGCCGGAGTGTGCATGGACGTGGTGCGGCGATACGCAGGTCGTATCCCGATCTTCGGGGTGTGCCTGGGGCACCAGGCCATCGCGGAGGTGTACGGGGCGACCGTCAGCAGGGCGCCGGAACTGCTGCACGGGAAGACCTCACTGGTGCACCACGACGGTCGCGGGGTCTTCGACGGGCTGCCCAACCCCATGACCGCGACCCGGTACCACTCGCTGGCCGTGGAGCCGGACACCGTGCCCGCCGCGTTGGAGGTCAGTGCGCGTACCGACAGCGGGGTCATCATGGGTATCCGGCACCGGGAGCTCGCGGTGGAAGGGGTGCAGTTCCACCCCGAGTCGGTGCTCACCGAAGGCGGTCACCGGATGCTGGCCAACTGGCTGGCGGTGTGCGGCGACCCGGATGCGGTGCGCCGGAGCCGGGGCCTGTCGCCGGTGGTGGGCTGAGCCGGGGCAGGTTCCTCCCGCCTACGGCGACGCCTCGCCCGACGGTGTCGGGGTCTGCGTCTCCGTCGGCGTCGGGGTGACGGGCGGCTGGGTCGGCGCCGGGCCACTGGACACGGTGACCGTCACCGTTGTGCCCTTCTTCACCTGTGCGCCCCCCGGGGGGTCCTGACTGGTGACGATCCCCACGGGCTGGTCGGAGGACGCTGTCACCACCCGCGCATCGAGTCCGGCCTTGGACAGCGCGGAGGTCGCAGCCGACTGGGTGAAGCCGACGACGCCGGGCACCTCGACGACCCCGGTGGACACCTCGATGTCGACATTCGTGCCCACGTCCACGGTGGTGAAGGCCTCCGGGTCCTGGTTCAGCACCAGGCCCTCGGGCTCGCTGGACTCCACCTGCTTGACGTTGCCGAGGTCGAGTTTGGCGTCACGCAGGGCGGTCCGGACGGCATCCAGGCTGGTCAGGCCCTCCAGTGGTGGCACCTGCGTCTGCTGCTTGCCGGCGGACACCGTCACGGTCACGGCCTCCCCGGTGGCCAACTGCGTGTCAGCCTGCGGGTCCTGCGCCAGTACGGTGTCCTCCGGCTGGTCGGAGGTCTGCGGTGTCTGCGCCCCCAAGCGCAAGCCCTGTGCCTCGAGGGCGCGCTGCGCCTCATCGATGCTCATACCCACCACGTCGGGCACAGTGACCCGCTGGCCGGTTCCGGTGTCGAACAGCGTGCGGCCGAGGAACAAGGCGGCCGCTGCGACCGCGAGGACGAGGACCGTGACCCCCACCCAGGCCCAGGGACTGCGCTTAGGGGCACCGGAACTCCCCGGATCCACCATGCCGACCGGTTGCAGACTGGCGGTGGTGCTAGCGGAGGCCGGGACGGTGGCGCGCAGCGTGGGGATCGTGCCGGTGACCGGCAGGCCGGCCAGCGCGCGTTCGACGTCGGCCTTGAAGTCGTTGGCCGTCTGGTAGCGATCGCCGGGGTTCTTGGCCAGGGACTTCAGCACGAGGCCGTCCAGTGCGGGGGGCACCGCCGCGTCGATCTGGCTGGGCGGCACCGGCGTTTCGCTGACGTGCTGGTACGCCACCGACACTGCGCTCTCACCCTGGAAGGGGGGTCGGCCCGTGAGCAGTTCGTAGAGCAGACAGCCGGCGGAGTACAGGTCGGAGCGGGCATCCACGACTTCGCCGCGGGCCTGTTCCGGCGACAGGTACTGGGCGGTGCCCATCACGGCATTGCCCTGGGTCATGGTGGCCTGCGCGTCGGCCACTGCCCGCGCAATACCGAAGTCCATCACCTTCACGTCGCCCGACGGGGTGAGCATCACGTTGGCCGGCTTGATGTCGCGGTGGATGATGCCATGGGCGTGGGAGTAGTCCAGGGCGCTGAGCACCGAGGACATGATCTCCAGGGAACGCTCAGGCAGCAGCCGGCGCCCGCTGCTCATCAACTCGCGCAGGGTGTGCCCGTCCACGTACTCCATGACGATGTAAGGCACCATCGCGTGCTGGCCGGCACCATCGAGCATGTCCTCCCCGGTGTCGTACACGGCCACGATGTTGGGGTCGTTGAGGCTGGCAGCCGACTGCGCCTCGCGCCGGAACCGGCTCTGGAAAGCGGGGTCGCGGGCAAGATCCGGGCGCAGCACCTTGACCGCCACCCGTCGGTTGAGCCGCAGGTCCTGGCCCTCGAACACCTCGGCCATGCCGCCACGGCCGAGCGTCTCGCCGAGTTCGTAGCGATCTCCGAGCCGTCGTGCTGTGGTCACAGGAACCTCCCGGGGTTCATCGTTGCAGCACCGCCTCGATCACCGCGCGGGCGATCGGCGCGCCACCTGGTTGCCGCTGACCTCCGCCTGCCCCGTGTTCTCCACAGCCACGGCAACCGCAACCTGGGGGTCATCGGCCGGCGCCGCAGCGACGAACCACGCGATGTTCGGCCGGCCGGCGCCCGTCTCCGCGGTCCCCGTCTTGCCGCCGACATTGACGCCGGGGATACGGGCGTTCGACCCGGTGCCGGAGTTCACCACCGTGACCATCATCCCCATGAGCTCGGCAGCGTTCTGCTGGGTCATCGCACGTTCGTACTGCCGCGGCTGGGTCTGGGACAGGACCGTGAGGTCCGGAGCCAGCACCTGGTTCACCA comes from the Micrococcales bacterium genome and includes:
- a CDS encoding aminodeoxychorismate/anthranilate synthase component II, translating into MTVLVIDNYDSFVYNLVQYLGQLEVECDVFRNDALELDEVASYTGVLLSPGPGTPDTAGVCMDVVRRYAGRIPIFGVCLGHQAIAEVYGATVSRAPELLHGKTSLVHHDGRGVFDGLPNPMTATRYHSLAVEPDTVPAALEVSARTDSGVIMGIRHRELAVEGVQFHPESVLTEGGHRMLANWLAVCGDPDAVRRSRGLSPVVG
- the pknB gene encoding Stk1 family PASTA domain-containing Ser/Thr kinase, producing MTTARRLGDRYELGETLGRGGMAEVFEGQDLRLNRRVAVKVLRPDLARDPAFQSRFRREAQSAASLNDPNIVAVYDTGEDMLDGAGQHAMVPYIVMEYVDGHTLRELMSSGRRLLPERSLEIMSSVLSALDYSHAHGIIHRDIKPANVMLTPSGDVKVMDFGIARAVADAQATMTQGNAVMGTAQYLSPEQARGEVVDARSDLYSAGCLLYELLTGRPPFQGESAVSVAYQHVSETPVPPSQIDAAVPPALDGLVLKSLAKNPGDRYQTANDFKADVERALAGLPVTGTIPTLRATVPASASTTASLQPVGMVDPGSSGAPKRSPWAWVGVTVLVLAVAAAALFLGRTLFDTGTGQRVTVPDVVGMSIDEAQRALEAQGLRLGAQTPQTSDQPEDTVLAQDPQADTQLATGEAVTVTVSAGKQQTQVPPLEGLTSLDAVRTALRDAKLDLGNVKQVESSEPEGLVLNQDPEAFTTVDVGTNVDIEVSTGVVEVPGVVGFTQSAATSALSKAGLDARVVTASSDQPVGIVTSQDPPGGAQVKKGTTVTVTVSSGPAPTQPPVTPTPTETQTPTPSGEASP